A window from Planococcus maritimus encodes these proteins:
- a CDS encoding class I SAM-dependent methyltransferase, translating to MSQHYYSKNPQTKSKPQEWTYTLRGETFRFQTDSGVFSKNEIDFGSRLLIEAFDEPAIEGPILDVGCGYGPIGMAIANAFPQRHVHMVDINARAIELAQKNTVLNGVENVSVYESDGLSSVEQQGFGAILTNPPIRAGKETIFRFYEEAYTKLAAAGSLWVVIQKKQGAASTQEKLQELFGDVRVADKKKGYFIFEARKV from the coding sequence ATGTCCCAACATTATTATTCCAAAAATCCTCAAACTAAGAGCAAACCCCAAGAGTGGACCTACACATTGCGGGGCGAGACGTTCCGGTTTCAAACGGATTCAGGCGTTTTCAGTAAAAATGAGATCGACTTCGGTTCAAGGCTATTGATTGAGGCCTTTGATGAACCAGCTATAGAGGGTCCCATTCTTGATGTCGGGTGCGGCTATGGACCGATCGGAATGGCTATCGCCAACGCATTTCCACAAAGACACGTGCACATGGTGGACATTAACGCTAGAGCCATTGAACTCGCACAAAAAAACACCGTATTAAACGGTGTTGAAAATGTTTCAGTCTATGAAAGTGACGGCTTGTCTAGTGTTGAACAGCAGGGCTTCGGTGCTATTTTAACCAACCCGCCGATACGTGCGGGAAAAGAGACGATTTTCCGGTTTTACGAAGAAGCCTACACAAAACTCGCAGCTGCTGGATCGCTGTGGGTGGTCATACAGAAAAAGCAAGGAGCCGCTTCGACTCAGGAGAAATTGCAGGAGTTGTTCGGTGACGTTCGAGTCGCTGATAAGAAGAAGGGGTACTTTATTTTCGAGGCCAGAAAAGTTTGA
- the rpoB gene encoding DNA-directed RNA polymerase subunit beta → MTGQLVQYGQHRQRRSFSRISEVLDLPNLIEIQSSSYEWFLEEGLREMFRDISPIEDFTGNLSLEFVDYSLADPKYPVDESKERDVTYAAPLRVKVRLHNKETDEVKEQDVFMGDFPLMTETGTFVINGAERVIVSQLVRSPSVYFHDKTDKNGKRGFGATVIPNRGAWLEYETDAKDVVYVRIDRTRKLPVTVLLRALGFGSDQEIIELLGDNEYLQNTLEKDNTENTEKALLEIYERLRPGEPPTVESAKSLLYSRFFDPKRYDLANVGRYKMNKKLHIKNRLFNQTIAETLVDPETGEILVEAGTVIDRRVLDRLIPNLENGVGFHTVSQAGGVLEDDVTLQSIKIYAPNDDEQKEITVISNAYIEDKIKNVTPADIISSISYFFNLLHGVGNTDDIDHLGNRRLRSVGELLQNQFRIGLSRMERVVRERMSINDTQSIVPQQLINIRPVIASIKEFFGSSQLSQFMDQTNPLAELTHKRRLSALGPGGLTRERAGFEVRDVHYSHYGRMCPIETPEGPNIGLINTLSTFAKVNKFGFIETPYRRVDPETNKVTDQIDYLTADEEDNYVVAQANSRLNDDGSFVEEEVVARFRGENTVYSRSSIDYMDVSPKQVVSVATACIPFLENDDSNRALMGANMQRQAVPLLNPEAPFVGTGMEHLAARDSGAAVIAKHGGIVEFVEAKEIRVRRIENVEGNEVKGDVDTYRLQKFIRSNQGTSYNQRPIVKVGDRVEKRDILADGPSMERGEMALGRNVLVGFMTWDGFNYEDAIIMSERLVKDDVYTSVHIEEYESDSRDTKLGPEEITRDIPNVGEDALRNLDDRGIIRVGAEVKDGDILVGKVTPKGVTELTAEERLLHAIFGEKAREVRDTSLRVPHGAGGIVLDVKIFNREDGDELPPGVNQLVRAYIVQKRKISVGDKMAGRHGNKGVISRILPEEDMPFMPDGTPIDIMLNPLGVPSRMNIGQVLELHLGMASRSLGLHMASSVFDGANEEDVWETMEEAGMPRDGKTILYDGRSGEPFDNRVSVGIMYMIKLAHMVDDKLHARSTGPYSLVTQQPLGGKAQFGGQRFGEMEVWALEAYGAAHTLQEILTVKSDDVVGRVKTYEAIVKGESVPEPSVPESFKVLIKELQSLGMDVKMLTIDDEEIELRDLDEEDDLQPADSLNILPIADEESPVGTIE, encoded by the coding sequence TTGACAGGTCAACTAGTTCAGTACGGTCAGCATCGTCAACGCAGAAGTTTTTCGAGAATCAGTGAAGTTCTAGATCTCCCGAATCTGATTGAGATCCAATCGTCATCTTACGAATGGTTCTTAGAAGAGGGGCTACGTGAAATGTTCCGCGACATTTCACCAATCGAAGATTTCACAGGAAACCTTTCCTTGGAATTCGTCGACTACAGCTTAGCAGATCCTAAGTACCCGGTGGATGAATCGAAAGAACGGGACGTCACTTACGCTGCACCACTACGCGTAAAAGTGCGTCTTCACAACAAAGAAACGGATGAAGTGAAAGAACAAGATGTCTTCATGGGTGATTTCCCACTGATGACAGAAACTGGTACTTTCGTCATCAACGGCGCAGAGCGCGTCATCGTTTCACAATTAGTCCGCTCGCCAAGTGTCTATTTCCATGACAAGACTGACAAAAACGGCAAACGAGGTTTTGGTGCTACTGTTATTCCAAACCGTGGTGCATGGCTTGAGTATGAAACCGACGCAAAAGATGTCGTCTATGTACGCATCGATCGGACACGTAAATTGCCAGTAACGGTTCTATTGCGTGCGCTAGGCTTTGGTTCCGATCAGGAAATCATTGAATTGCTCGGAGATAACGAGTATTTGCAGAACACTTTGGAAAAAGATAACACCGAAAACACGGAAAAAGCGCTTCTTGAAATTTATGAGCGTCTTCGCCCGGGAGAGCCGCCGACAGTAGAGAGCGCTAAGAGCTTACTTTACTCGCGTTTCTTCGACCCAAAACGCTATGACTTGGCAAATGTCGGCCGTTACAAGATGAACAAAAAGCTTCATATTAAAAACCGCTTGTTCAATCAGACGATTGCAGAAACACTCGTCGATCCTGAAACGGGCGAAATTTTAGTAGAAGCTGGCACTGTTATCGACCGCCGCGTTCTTGACCGCCTGATCCCTAATTTGGAGAATGGCGTTGGGTTCCATACCGTTTCCCAAGCAGGAGGCGTGCTAGAAGACGACGTCACCCTACAGTCCATTAAAATTTATGCGCCGAATGACGATGAGCAAAAAGAAATCACCGTCATCAGCAATGCATATATCGAAGATAAAATTAAAAACGTAACACCTGCAGATATCATTTCGTCTATCAGCTATTTCTTCAACTTGCTGCATGGCGTCGGCAATACAGATGATATCGACCACTTGGGTAACCGTCGTCTGCGTTCAGTCGGCGAACTTCTGCAGAACCAATTCCGTATCGGTTTGTCCCGTATGGAACGTGTTGTACGCGAACGTATGTCGATCAATGACACCCAATCGATCGTACCGCAGCAATTGATCAATATCCGTCCGGTTATTGCATCGATTAAAGAGTTCTTCGGCAGTTCTCAATTGTCTCAGTTTATGGACCAAACGAACCCGCTTGCAGAGTTGACGCACAAACGCCGTCTATCTGCGCTTGGACCCGGTGGTTTGACGCGTGAGCGCGCTGGCTTTGAAGTCCGTGACGTTCACTACTCCCACTATGGCCGTATGTGCCCGATCGAAACGCCTGAGGGCCCGAACATTGGCTTGATCAATACGCTTTCGACATTTGCGAAAGTGAATAAATTTGGCTTTATCGAAACACCTTATCGCCGCGTCGACCCGGAGACGAATAAAGTCACCGACCAAATCGATTACTTAACGGCTGATGAAGAAGATAACTATGTAGTCGCTCAGGCGAATTCCCGTTTGAATGATGATGGATCGTTTGTAGAAGAAGAAGTCGTTGCGCGTTTCCGCGGTGAAAACACTGTGTATAGCCGTTCGAGCATCGATTACATGGACGTCTCTCCTAAGCAAGTCGTGTCCGTTGCAACTGCATGTATTCCTTTCCTTGAAAACGATGACTCCAACCGAGCATTGATGGGAGCGAACATGCAGCGTCAAGCTGTGCCTCTATTAAATCCAGAAGCACCGTTTGTCGGAACAGGCATGGAGCATTTGGCTGCGCGTGATTCAGGCGCTGCTGTTATTGCTAAGCATGGCGGAATTGTTGAATTCGTTGAAGCGAAAGAGATTCGTGTTCGCCGCATCGAAAACGTAGAAGGCAATGAAGTCAAAGGCGACGTGGATACGTACCGTCTGCAAAAATTCATTCGTTCTAACCAAGGGACCAGCTACAACCAGCGTCCGATTGTCAAAGTCGGCGACCGCGTCGAAAAACGCGATATCTTAGCTGATGGACCTTCAATGGAGCGCGGTGAAATGGCGCTTGGCCGTAACGTGCTTGTCGGCTTCATGACTTGGGATGGCTTTAACTATGAGGATGCGATCATCATGAGTGAGCGCCTTGTTAAAGATGATGTCTATACATCCGTTCATATCGAAGAATACGAATCAGACTCTCGTGATACAAAGCTCGGGCCTGAAGAGATCACGCGTGATATTCCTAACGTCGGCGAAGATGCATTGCGCAACTTAGACGACCGCGGCATTATCCGTGTCGGTGCTGAAGTAAAAGACGGTGATATCCTCGTCGGTAAAGTAACTCCAAAAGGGGTTACGGAATTGACTGCAGAAGAACGTCTGCTTCATGCAATCTTCGGTGAAAAAGCACGTGAAGTACGTGATACTTCCTTGCGTGTGCCTCACGGTGCAGGCGGAATCGTACTTGATGTGAAGATCTTCAATCGTGAAGACGGAGATGAATTGCCACCGGGTGTTAACCAATTGGTCCGTGCTTATATTGTCCAAAAACGGAAAATCTCCGTTGGGGATAAGATGGCCGGACGCCATGGTAACAAAGGTGTTATCTCCCGCATTTTGCCTGAAGAAGATATGCCGTTCATGCCTGATGGCACACCAATCGACATCATGTTGAACCCGCTTGGTGTACCGTCCCGTATGAATATCGGACAGGTACTTGAGCTTCACCTGGGTATGGCTTCCCGTTCTCTAGGCCTTCACATGGCATCATCCGTATTTGATGGTGCTAATGAAGAAGATGTTTGGGAAACGATGGAAGAAGCTGGAATGCCGCGCGACGGTAAAACCATCCTTTATGATGGCCGTTCAGGTGAACCATTTGACAACCGTGTTTCTGTCGGAATCATGTATATGATCAAACTGGCACACATGGTTGACGATAAACTCCATGCACGTTCTACTGGCCCTTACTCGCTTGTAACGCAACAGCCACTTGGCGGTAAAGCACAGTTTGGCGGTCAGCGTTTCGGGGAGATGGAAGTTTGGGCACTAGAAGCATATGGTGCCGCTCATACACTCCAAGAAATCTTGACTGTTAAATCGGATGATGTTGTCGGCCGTGTGAAAACGTACGAAGCGATTGTCAAAGGTGAAAGTGTTCCAGAACCGAGCGTTCCGGAATCATTCAAAGTATTGATCAAAGAGCTTCAAAGCTTGGGCATGGACGTTAAAATGCTCACAATCGACGACGAAGAAATCGAATTGCGCGATTTGGATGAAGAAGACGATCTTCAGCCGGCGGATTCGCTGAATATCTTGCCGATTGCGGACGAAGAATCACCAGTAGGCACGATTGAATAA
- the rpoC gene encoding DNA-directed RNA polymerase subunit beta', with amino-acid sequence MIDVNNFEYMKIGLASPDKIRSWSYGEVKKPETINYRTLKPEKDGLFCERIFGPTKDWECHCGKYKRVRYKGVVCDRCGVEVTRSKVRRERMGHIELAAPVSHIWYFKGIPSRMGLILDMSPRSLEEVIYFASYVVIDPADTPLEKKQLLSEKEYRAYRDKFGKKFQAAMGAEAIKRLLQEIDLERETDALKEELKSAQGQRRTRAIKRLEVVESFRNSGNNPDWMILDVLPVIPPELRPMVQLDGGRFATSDLNDLYRRVINRNNRLKRLLDLGAPSIIVQNEKRMLQEAVDALIDNGRRGRPVTGPGNRPLKSLSHMLKGKQGRFRQNLLGKRVDYSGRSVIVVGPNLKMYQCGLPKGMAIELFKPFVMKELVERGLAHNIKSAKRKIERLHSEVWDVLEDVIKEHPVLLNRAPTLHRLGIQAFEPTLVEGKAIRLHPLVCTAYNADFDGDQMAVHVPLSSEAQAEARLLMLAAQNILNPKDGKPVVTPSQDMVLGNYYLTLERKGATGEGATFSGPEEVLIAYQTGHVHLHTRIAIQAGTVSNPTFTEEQNKMLLLTTVGKVIFNEILPKSFPYINEPTDYNLQVETPAKYFVPTTTDVRKHIQESELVTPFKKKILGEIIAEVFKRFHITETSRMLDRMKSLGFKYSTQAGITVGVADIVVLPDKGEILVEAQSNVDKVMKQFRRGLITEEERYTRVISYWSTAKDIIQEKLMASLDTLNPIYMMSDSGARGNASNFTQLAGMRGLMANPAGRIIELPIKSSFREGLTVLEYFISTHGARKGLADTALKTADSGYLTRRLVDVAQDAIVRENDCGTDRGLLVGALMEGTEVIEELEERIVGRHAKKTVRHPETKAVIVERDALITQDLARLVIEAGIKEVTIRSAFTCNTKHGICKKCYGTNLATGDEVEVGEAVGIIAAQSIGEPGTQLTMRTFHTGGVAGDDITQGLPRIQEIFESRNPKGQAVISEITGTITEVDEIREGQKEITIQGDVETRKYLAPYNARLKVQVDDTIQRGEVLTDGSIDPKQLLQVKEVQSVQLYLLKEVQKVYRMQGVEIGDKHVEVMVRQMFRKVRVIEAGDTDLLPGSLLDIHQFTEANEKAVLAGNMPATSRPVILGITKASLETESFLSAASFQETTRVLTDAAIKGKRDELLGLKENVIIGKLVPAGTGMQRYRQIEIEQSEKAQQEEIVGSES; translated from the coding sequence TTGATAGATGTAAATAATTTTGAGTATATGAAAATCGGATTAGCATCACCCGATAAAATTCGCTCATGGTCCTATGGGGAAGTCAAAAAACCAGAAACAATCAACTACCGTACGTTAAAGCCTGAAAAAGATGGTTTGTTCTGTGAACGTATTTTCGGTCCTACTAAAGACTGGGAATGCCATTGCGGAAAGTACAAACGCGTCCGTTATAAAGGTGTCGTCTGTGACCGCTGTGGCGTCGAAGTAACCCGCTCAAAAGTGCGCCGTGAGCGCATGGGCCATATCGAGCTTGCAGCACCGGTTTCCCATATTTGGTATTTCAAAGGAATCCCAAGCCGTATGGGCCTTATCTTAGATATGTCCCCGCGTTCTTTGGAAGAAGTGATCTATTTTGCTTCTTACGTCGTCATTGATCCAGCGGATACGCCGCTCGAGAAAAAACAATTGCTTTCCGAAAAAGAATATCGTGCATATCGCGATAAATTCGGCAAGAAATTCCAAGCAGCGATGGGTGCTGAAGCAATCAAACGCCTGCTTCAGGAAATCGACTTGGAACGTGAAACAGATGCATTGAAAGAAGAACTCAAATCTGCTCAAGGCCAGCGTCGTACACGTGCGATCAAACGCCTTGAAGTAGTAGAATCTTTCCGTAACTCTGGAAACAACCCGGATTGGATGATCTTGGATGTACTTCCTGTCATCCCGCCAGAATTGCGTCCGATGGTCCAGCTTGACGGTGGCCGTTTTGCGACTTCCGACTTGAACGACCTTTACCGCCGTGTCATTAACCGCAACAACCGCCTCAAGCGTTTGCTTGACCTTGGTGCACCAAGCATCATCGTCCAGAACGAAAAACGCATGCTTCAAGAAGCTGTTGATGCATTGATCGACAATGGTCGTCGCGGCCGTCCAGTTACAGGTCCTGGTAACCGTCCGTTGAAATCTCTTTCTCATATGCTGAAAGGGAAACAAGGACGTTTCCGTCAAAACTTGCTCGGAAAACGTGTCGATTATTCTGGACGTTCTGTAATCGTTGTAGGACCAAACTTGAAGATGTATCAATGCGGATTGCCTAAAGGCATGGCAATTGAACTCTTTAAGCCGTTCGTTATGAAAGAATTGGTGGAACGCGGACTCGCGCACAACATCAAGAGCGCGAAACGCAAAATCGAACGTCTCCATTCGGAAGTTTGGGACGTGCTGGAAGATGTCATCAAGGAGCATCCGGTTCTCTTGAACCGCGCACCGACACTTCACAGACTTGGGATCCAAGCATTTGAACCGACACTTGTTGAAGGTAAGGCTATTCGCCTTCACCCACTCGTATGTACGGCTTATAACGCCGACTTTGATGGTGACCAAATGGCTGTTCACGTACCGCTATCGTCTGAAGCGCAAGCGGAAGCTCGTCTTCTCATGCTCGCAGCACAGAACATCTTGAACCCGAAAGATGGAAAACCGGTCGTAACACCTTCTCAGGATATGGTTCTTGGAAACTATTACCTAACGCTCGAGCGCAAAGGCGCGACAGGCGAAGGGGCAACGTTCTCTGGACCTGAAGAAGTATTGATTGCTTATCAAACGGGTCACGTTCACTTGCATACGCGTATTGCGATTCAAGCTGGAACAGTGAGCAACCCAACATTTACGGAAGAACAAAATAAAATGCTTCTTCTGACAACAGTCGGAAAAGTGATTTTTAACGAAATTCTTCCGAAGTCGTTCCCTTATATCAACGAACCAACGGATTACAACCTGCAAGTGGAAACGCCAGCGAAATACTTCGTCCCAACGACGACAGATGTTCGTAAGCATATTCAGGAATCAGAGCTTGTAACACCGTTCAAGAAGAAAATTCTTGGGGAAATCATCGCAGAAGTGTTCAAACGTTTCCATATTACGGAAACTTCACGTATGCTTGACCGCATGAAGAGCCTTGGATTTAAATATTCTACACAAGCCGGCATCACGGTTGGTGTGGCCGATATCGTCGTTTTGCCTGACAAAGGTGAAATCCTAGTAGAAGCCCAAAGCAATGTAGATAAAGTGATGAAGCAATTCCGCCGTGGTTTGATCACGGAAGAAGAGCGCTACACACGCGTTATCTCTTATTGGAGCACTGCGAAAGATATCATTCAGGAAAAACTGATGGCTTCCCTTGATACGCTGAACCCGATTTACATGATGAGTGACTCTGGAGCGCGTGGTAACGCGTCCAACTTCACGCAGCTTGCGGGTATGCGCGGACTCATGGCCAACCCGGCCGGCCGCATTATCGAACTTCCAATCAAATCTTCCTTCCGTGAAGGTTTGACAGTACTCGAATACTTCATCTCGACTCACGGTGCACGTAAAGGTCTTGCCGATACAGCACTGAAAACAGCTGACTCCGGTTACTTGACTCGTCGTCTCGTGGACGTTGCACAAGATGCAATCGTACGCGAAAATGATTGCGGAACGGACCGTGGCTTGCTTGTAGGGGCGCTTATGGAAGGTACGGAAGTTATCGAAGAGCTAGAAGAACGGATCGTTGGCCGTCATGCTAAGAAGACGGTACGTCATCCAGAAACAAAAGCAGTGATTGTAGAGAGAGACGCACTCATCACACAAGATTTGGCTCGCCTCGTAATCGAAGCCGGCATCAAAGAAGTGACGATCCGCTCTGCCTTCACGTGTAATACTAAACACGGCATTTGCAAAAAGTGCTATGGTACAAACCTTGCAACAGGCGACGAAGTGGAAGTTGGCGAAGCAGTCGGAATCATCGCTGCCCAGTCCATCGGAGAGCCGGGTACACAGCTTACGATGCGTACATTCCACACAGGCGGTGTAGCAGGGGACGATATCACACAAGGTTTGCCGCGTATCCAAGAAATCTTCGAATCCAGAAATCCGAAAGGGCAAGCGGTTATCTCTGAAATCACGGGTACGATCACCGAGGTTGATGAAATTCGCGAAGGCCAGAAGGAAATCACGATTCAAGGCGATGTGGAAACACGCAAATACTTGGCACCTTACAATGCCCGTTTGAAAGTTCAAGTAGATGATACAATCCAGCGCGGTGAAGTGCTGACAGACGGTTCTATTGATCCGAAGCAATTGCTTCAGGTTAAAGAAGTCCAATCTGTTCAATTGTATCTATTGAAAGAAGTTCAAAAAGTTTACCGCATGCAAGGGGTAGAAATCGGGGATAAACACGTTGAAGTTATGGTCCGTCAAATGTTCCGTAAAGTCCGCGTCATTGAAGCCGGAGATACCGACTTGCTGCCAGGTTCTCTTCTTGATATTCACCAGTTCACAGAAGCAAATGAAAAAGCAGTGCTTGCTGGCAATATGCCAGCAACTAGCCGACCTGTCATTCTCGGGATCACGAAAGCTTCCCTAGAAACAGAATCGTTCTTGTCTGCTGCGTCCTTCCAAGAGACGACTCGTGTCCTTACCGATGCGGCGATCAAAGGAAAACGCGATGAGCTTCTCGGATTGAAAGAGAATGTCATTATCGGGAAATTGGTTCCTGCGGGGACTGGTATGCAACGTTACCGTCAGATCGAAATCGAGCAAAGCGAAAAAGCCCAGCAAGAAGAGATCGTCGGAAGCGAATCATAA
- the rpsL gene encoding 30S ribosomal protein S12, translated as MPTINQLVNKPRKPKSTKSDSPALNKGYNSFKKAQTNLSAPQKRGVCTRVGTMTPKKPNSALRKYARVRLTNQIEVNAYIGGEGHNLQEHSVVLIRGGRVKDLPGVRYHVVRGALDTAGVNGRMQGRSKYGTKRPKAKK; from the coding sequence ATGCCTACAATTAACCAATTGGTTAACAAGCCTCGTAAACCAAAAAGCACTAAATCAGACTCACCTGCGTTGAACAAGGGGTATAACAGCTTCAAGAAAGCCCAGACTAACTTGAGCGCTCCACAAAAACGTGGCGTCTGCACACGTGTTGGAACGATGACACCTAAAAAACCAAACTCCGCATTGCGTAAATATGCGCGTGTACGTTTGACAAACCAAATTGAGGTCAATGCATACATCGGCGGCGAAGGTCACAACCTTCAAGAGCACAGTGTTGTTCTTATCCGCGGCGGTCGCGTAAAAGACCTTCCGGGTGTACGTTACCACGTTGTACGCGGAGCACTTGATACTGCTGGAGTAAACGGCCGTATGCAAGGACGCTCTAAATACGGAACAAAACGCCCTAAAGCAAAAAAATAA
- the rpsG gene encoding 30S ribosomal protein S7 has protein sequence MPRKGPVAKRDVLPDPIYSSKLVTRLINKLMVDGKRGTSQKILYGAFELIKERSGKDPIEVFEQALENIMPVLEVRARRVGGANYQVPVEVRPERRTTLGLRYLVNYSRLRGEKTMEERLANEILDAANNTGASVKKREDIHKMAEANKAFAHYRW, from the coding sequence ATGCCTCGTAAAGGTCCTGTAGCTAAACGTGACGTGTTGCCAGATCCGATTTATAGTTCGAAATTGGTAACTCGTTTGATTAACAAATTGATGGTTGACGGAAAAAGAGGTACTTCACAAAAGATCCTCTACGGTGCGTTCGAACTAATTAAAGAACGCAGCGGGAAAGATCCGATCGAAGTATTCGAACAAGCTTTGGAAAACATCATGCCGGTTCTTGAAGTTCGCGCTCGCCGTGTTGGTGGAGCTAACTACCAAGTACCAGTTGAAGTTCGTCCAGAACGCCGTACGACTCTTGGACTTCGCTACCTAGTGAACTACTCACGTCTACGTGGGGAAAAAACTATGGAAGAGCGTCTAGCTAACGAAATTCTAGATGCTGCCAACAACACTGGTGCTTCCGTCAAAAAACGTGAAGATATCCACAAAATGGCAGAAGCCAACAAAGCATTTGCTCATTACCGCTGGTAA
- the fusA gene encoding elongation factor G produces MPREFSLDHTRNIGIMAHIDAGKTTTTERILYYTGRIHKIGETHEGASQMDWMEQEQERGITITSAATTASWEGHRVNIIDTPGHVDFTVEVERSLRVLDGAVTVLDAQSGVEPQTETVWRQATTYGVPRLVFINKMDKIGADFLYSVGTLHDRLQANAHPIQLPIGAEDEFSGIIDLVNMNARFYANDLGTEITEGEIPEEYKELADEWHTKLLEGVAELDEDLMEKYLGGEEITVDELKAAIRKGTLDVEFYPVVCGTAFKNKGVQLMLDAVIDYLPSPLDVPPMTALRPDSDEEVLRKASEDEPFSALAFKVMTDPYVGKLTFFRVYSGTLKSGSYVQNSSKGKRERVGRILQMHANSREEIAEVYCGDIAAAIGLKDTSTGDTLCDEKDQVILERMVFPEPVISLSVEPKSKADQDKMGQALAKLQEEDPTFRAHTDQETGQTIIAGMGELHLDILVDRMRREFNVDANVGAPQVSYRETFRQSAKVEGKFVRQSGGRGQFGHVWIEFSPNEEGAGFEFENGIVGGVVPREYIPAVEAGLRDSLDNGVVAGYPLVDIKARLFDGSYHDVDSNEMAFKVAASMALKNAVSKVNPVILEPIMKVEIVIPEEYLGDIMGDVTSRRGRVEGMDARGNAQVVRSMVPLSEMFGYATNLRSNTQGRGVFSMHFDHYEEVPKSIAEDIIKKNKGQ; encoded by the coding sequence ATGCCTAGAGAGTTCTCCTTAGACCATACACGTAATATCGGAATCATGGCTCACATCGATGCCGGTAAAACGACTACTACGGAGCGTATTTTGTATTACACAGGCCGTATCCACAAAATCGGCGAAACGCACGAAGGTGCTTCTCAAATGGACTGGATGGAGCAGGAGCAAGAGCGTGGAATCACGATCACATCTGCTGCGACAACAGCTTCATGGGAAGGCCACCGCGTTAACATCATCGATACTCCAGGACACGTAGACTTCACAGTTGAAGTTGAACGTTCACTGCGCGTACTTGATGGTGCTGTAACGGTTCTTGATGCCCAATCAGGCGTTGAGCCGCAAACAGAAACAGTATGGCGTCAAGCGACAACATACGGAGTACCGCGTCTTGTATTCATCAACAAAATGGATAAAATTGGCGCAGACTTCTTGTATTCAGTAGGCACTCTTCACGATCGCCTGCAAGCTAACGCACACCCAATTCAATTGCCAATCGGCGCAGAAGACGAGTTCTCAGGGATCATTGACCTTGTAAACATGAACGCGCGCTTCTATGCGAACGATTTGGGAACTGAAATCACTGAAGGCGAAATTCCTGAAGAGTACAAGGAGCTTGCTGACGAGTGGCACACGAAACTACTCGAAGGCGTTGCTGAGCTTGATGAAGACTTGATGGAAAAATACCTTGGTGGCGAAGAAATTACTGTTGATGAACTTAAAGCTGCAATCCGTAAAGGAACGCTTGACGTTGAGTTCTATCCAGTAGTTTGCGGAACTGCTTTCAAAAACAAAGGGGTTCAATTGATGCTTGATGCAGTAATTGATTACCTCCCATCACCACTAGATGTACCACCAATGACAGCACTTCGTCCGGATTCAGACGAAGAAGTATTGCGTAAAGCATCTGAAGACGAGCCTTTCTCTGCTCTGGCATTTAAAGTAATGACAGACCCATATGTAGGGAAATTGACGTTCTTCCGTGTTTACTCTGGTACGTTGAAATCTGGTTCGTACGTACAAAACTCTTCAAAAGGCAAGCGTGAGCGCGTAGGACGTATCCTGCAAATGCACGCTAACTCCCGCGAAGAAATCGCTGAAGTATATTGCGGGGATATCGCTGCTGCGATCGGCCTAAAAGATACTTCTACAGGCGATACATTGTGCGACGAAAAAGATCAAGTAATCCTTGAGCGCATGGTCTTCCCGGAACCGGTTATCTCACTTTCAGTAGAGCCGAAATCCAAAGCGGACCAAGACAAGATGGGCCAAGCCCTTGCGAAATTGCAAGAAGAAGACCCAACTTTCCGTGCGCACACAGACCAGGAAACTGGTCAAACGATCATCGCGGGTATGGGTGAGCTTCACCTTGATATCCTAGTTGACCGTATGAGACGCGAATTCAACGTTGACGCAAACGTCGGAGCTCCTCAGGTATCTTACCGTGAGACATTCCGTCAGTCTGCGAAAGTTGAAGGGAAGTTCGTACGTCAATCCGGTGGTCGCGGTCAGTTCGGACACGTTTGGATCGAGTTCTCTCCAAACGAAGAAGGCGCTGGCTTTGAGTTCGAAAATGGAATTGTCGGTGGTGTTGTTCCACGTGAATACATCCCAGCAGTTGAAGCGGGTCTTCGTGACTCACTTGATAACGGTGTAGTTGCCGGTTATCCATTGGTCGACATTAAAGCGCGTTTGTTCGACGGATCTTACCACGATGTTGACTCCAACGAGATGGCGTTTAAAGTAGCTGCTTCTATGGCACTGAAAAACGCTGTATCGAAAGTTAACCCGGTAATCCTTGAGCCGATCATGAAAGTTGAAATTGTAATCCCTGAAGAGTACCTTGGCGATATCATGGGTGACGTTACGTCACGCCGTGGACGCGTAGAAGGTATGGACGCTCGCGGAAACGCGCAAGTTGTCCGTTCAATGGTTCCACTTTCTGAAATGTTCGGTTACGCAACAAACTTGCGTTCAAACACGCAAGGACGCGGTGTGTTCTCGATGCACTTTGACCACTACGAAGAAGTGCCGAAATCTATCGCTGAAGACATTATCAAAAAAAATAAAGGCCAATAA